The genomic window AAAAAGGTCATGTCTTTTCGAGAGTATATACTTTTCTGAGATTCTCCAGTAATCAAGGAACAAACTTTTTCTCATAAAGTGGAACAAATCTCTTGTTGTGAATGATAATCTTCTTATaacaaagagataaatttgaagaaaattctGTGGAGATCATTATATCCTAACCCAAAAACAGTGATGTGATTTATAGTGCTAATATTTTTACTCTAATGGCAGGTTCATTTGCACAGTAAGTATGCCACTTGCATGTCTGGGAACTCCACTTCCAGGAGGATTTTCACTACTGAGGCAGCAcctgagaagaaaaacactGTTGGGtgagttattttttaatgCTTCTAAGCGTTGTATTCTGAAGGCTTTATAGCGTCGTCAACGAGACATGAATAGTGGTGATGTTTTTATTCTGAGCAGGTCTAAAGGGCATGATATGCTTGCACCTTTTACTGCTGGATGGCAGAGTGCTGATTTAGATCCCTTGGTCATTGCAAAGTCTGAGGTACATGtcaaaatctcattttcaTAGTGTAAATGTTGAGTCAAACAGTTGTGTAAGTGTGACGTTTTTCTTACAGGGaagttatgtgtatgatgatACTGGGAAAAAATATCTTGACTCTCTCGCTGGTTTATGGTGTACTGCCTTAGGTATTCTTCCTTCTAATACTACTAAACATGAattgatgtttctttttctgcaGTTTGGTATTCCTTGATTCTGACCCTCATTGTTAACCCAAAACCTTGCAGGAGGAAATGAGCCAAGGCTTGTTTCTGCCGCTGTTGAACAGTTGAACACCTTGCCGTTTTATCACTCCTTTTGGAACCGTACTACTAAACCTTCTCTGGTACTCCAGACTTTCCCTTTTGGTGtcatttttataatgttttccTACAATTTCCTGCTACTCTCTGTGTCCTGTTAAGACTCAGAGCAGTATACTTTATGAGATATCAAAGAGAATTTGAGCAATGTGATGTTTTCATACTAAACAGGATCTTGCTAAGGTTCTTTTAGAGATGTTCACGGCCAACAAAATGGCCAAAGCATTTTTTACAAGCGGTGGATCAGATGCCAACGATACCCAGGTTTCCATAACTATACTTCAAACCTTGATCTCGTATTTTCTAAGTTTTCGACCTATAAGAGTTGTTTATGAATTTCCTGTATATATAATGCAGGTCAAGCTGGTTTGGTATTACAATAACGCACTTGGAAGGCCcgagaagaaaaagtttatcGCGAGAAAGAAATCGTGAGTAATGATTTTTGCTTGTCCTTTTCCATTTGTCTGTTTTTATAAGATCTCAGAGTGTTTACAAATGCAATGTTATCATTTCAGGTACCATGGCTCCACTCTAATATCAGCAAGTTTGTCCGGGTAGGATAAATATTGTTCCTCATATGTTCTTTCTAGAAGTGCTAAAGATTCCTTCTTTTCCCTAACAAAGTTAGTTTGTTGTTCCAGCCTTCCCCCGCTAcaccaaaattttgatttaccTGCACCATTTGTGTTGCACACAGATTGCCCTCATTATTGGCGTTTTCATCTTCCAGGTATGAATGATCCTCACTGCCATTTCAAACAGTAAAAGTATCTGTTATTATAACCTTTGAATTGCTTGTTCAGGCGAAACGGAAGAGGAGTTCTCAACCAGATTAGCCAAGAATTTAGAGGATCTAATCATCAAAGAAGGACCAGAAACTGTAAACTTCTATAGTTACTTACGAAAATTCTTGTCTTTATGCTACTAGCAGAACCAGATTAGTCTAACAGAAAGCGTCTTCTTAATAGATTGGTGCTTTTATAGCTGAACCAGTCATGGGTGCTGGGGGTGTGATACCTCCACCTGCTACCTACTTTGAAAAGGTCATTTTCGGAAACTTTGTTGGTACTGATAGCATGATATTGGGCTCTTTTTGCcgtttcattttgtttatcCGAgtgtgttttctctttctgtACTGCAGGTTCAAGCTGTTGTTAAGAAATATGATATCTTGTTCATTGCTGATGAGGTATGTGCATGTCTTATTGAACCATGTTTACCATCAGTCCACACAGGATCATGACCCCAAGTAtccatcaagaagaagatttatcattatctgtttttattttgtttggtctttAAGGTGATATGTGCATTTGGAAGGCTCGGGACAATGTTTGGCTGTGACAAATACAACATTAAGCCAGATCTTGTGACCTTAGCTAAGGTGAGATTTTGCAAGATGATTAgtagtttttttctgttggcAAATTTCCCCTGACAAGTTGTAAATGTTTCCAATATACAGGCACTGTCTTCAGCATATATGCCGATTGGAGCCATTCTTATGAGCCAAGAAGTGGCAGATGTCATAAATTCTCATAGCAGCAAGCTAGGTACAGTATTTTGGTAATGTTCACACTGGTTATATTCCAATGTTCTGATCTTAATATGCTGGTGAAAACGTTTCTATTTCAGGCGTTTTCTCCCATGGATTTACTTATTCTGGTCATCCAGTTTCGTGTGCTGTAGCAATTGAAGCGTTAAAGATATACAAGTAAGTTTGTCACTTTGCATACAAGTGAGCCAGTTTTTAGATTGTAATTTgccaaaaacatcaaaacctGTCACACAGTTGACTAAGTTTCTCGCTTCTCTATTCTTACTGCACTTTTTTGTGACGATCATATTCATATTACAGGGAGAGGAACATACCAGAGTATGTCGCCAAAGTTGCCCCAAGGTTTCAAGATGGAGTTAAAGCGTTTGCCTCTGGTAGTCCTATTATTGGAGAGGTTACCATTTCTCTTGGTCCTTTACTTACCAGTTTTATTCAATAAGAATTATTTGACTGAGGACATTTTGTGATGGTTATCAGACAAGAGGAACAGGTTTGATTCTTGGGACTGAGTTTGTAGACAATAAATCTCCGAACGAACCATTTCCACCAGAATGGGGTAAAAGAAATCACTCTCATGACCAAACATTAAAAagtctctcttctccaaaacTCATTTACCATACTAATCTCTACACCATTGTTTCAATTGATGTTTACAGGTGTTGGCGCATTCTTTGGAGCCGAGTGCCAGAAGCACGGGATGTTAGTCCGTGTTGCAGGTGATGGCATTTTGATGTCTCCACCGCTCATTATCTCACCTGAAGAGATTGATGAGGTAAATGTCCCAATCTTGAGACATAAATATTGCTGTTGTCTGCTAAATCTTGTGACCAATTCACtgaaactctctctctctcttttatagTTGATTTCTATCTATGGGAAAGCATTGAAGGCAACGGAAGAGAAGGTAAAAGAACTCAAGGCTCAGCACAAGAAGTGAAAAGCAGAGTCaaaatgatgttgatgaaaaatgttttttagaTTCTCAAAGTTTGgatcctttgtttttttttttaacacacaACAAGTCTTTAAATAAGTACATTTTAATGAGGAATAAACAATAATGGGACAACATCTGACGATGTGATCAAGATCatctactaaaccaaaaatgCAGCCATAGTTAACAATAACCAAACtcttttgaattgtttatttGTACGAACATTGAAAAGCAAAACGATCATGGATCATGGTGATTTTTGGAATCAAGATTTAGGacgttttttgtttgcttctctctttgaTCTTCTCTCCCTTGAACTTAGAGAAGTCTTGAACCCAACTTCGTTCTCCGAGTCGTACACATCTTTAAACGATTTCTGCACACACACActtgattttttcttaaaattatatgtaaaagaTCAAAAATGTTGAGAATAAGGAGTAGTTTCATAACAGTGAACCTCTCTGATCTCGGCAAAGCTAACGGCATAGAATGTTACGACCGAGACTGCGACGATTCCAAGAACAGGGAGTGCGATATGGCTTATcccttccattttcttctcttcttctcagaaCCAAACTTTCAGGATAAGGCTCTTGAGGATAATAATATCTCTTTATATAGATAGCATCTGaattcaactcttttttttcacttatCCTTTTAAAGAATCAAGATTAGCTTATGTCCAAACAATATTATATGGACAAGAGAGAAAGCTTTAGTAAATATCAATCAACATCTCTAAAATGGTTTTTGTTCTCATTACtgagtaaagaagaagaagaggaagaagaagaagaagagtaactATTAGTTTCTGGGATACAACTTAAAGCTGGTAAAGACTTCTATTAATAATACAAATCAAACCCTAAGAaagaatcacaaaatcaaacccTATGATGATTACAGGAAAAGGTGCAAGTTCAAGTGAACAGATTCTCCGAATAACCGCCTTCGTAACTCGCTTCCTTTTCCCCTTTGAATATCTCAGCATCATCGAAACCTGTTACGCATTTCATTCAAAACACCTTTTAAACAACTTCTCTCATGTTTGTCAAGATATTCACAAAAACTAGGTTCTGCAAAGCTTTTACCTGACCCCAAGTCTTCTGTTTCGTCGATAACAACAGCTACTTCTTCTGACCTCTTAATGAACTCGAGTGACTTCCAGTCTGAGCTTCCATTTCCTTCTATACAAACTTGGTTTCTCGAAACCCAGTCTTCAAGAACTTCCATGTTGCTGTGTGATAACGGGTCTACCGTGTCATCTCCGCTGCTTTCGCTGCCACTAGAGGAAACAGACAGAGAATCCTTTTAAGTTCTGTTTTGAACAAAAGACAGTATAGTAATCAAGAAGATCAAAAGATTCCAACTTACATTCGTCTGAGGCGCATGTTGTACTGAACAAATACAAGATCGTTGAGCCGTTGTCGCTCAATAGAGTTCTTTGATTCATATATTTGCGAGATTGATGTCAGGTTTCTCACTGAGCCAATAGATGAGCTGCATGTCTGACTCAGAATACGTATCGCAAAACGTGACAGGTTCAAGCAGCTTTCTCCATATGTAGACCACCATTCAGCTACAGGAATCAAACATGTTTTAACTACTTACAAAACACTTGAACATATGAAATCTTTTTGAGATTCAATTAATAAATGGCGTACCTGGAAGCATTGTGTCACGAGCTCTGATAGCTAAGTTCCTTCCGAAAATCCCAACAGCATTCTTGTATGAGTTTATGTCCTTAATGACAATATCTTGAATGTTGACATCAGGGACTAATTTCTCTATGCAATCAACAACCGCTAAATGGATCTCACTACGCATTTCTTCGTCGATGCTATAGAAGAACTTTGGGTTCAAATAGAAACCAGCAGCATACAAAGGTTGCTGCAACCACCACCTATCTATAATTTTCCAGTACACTATGTACTCCTCCCTGTGAGCCAGATTTGTCTTAATTGCTTCTTTTGCTCGATACATTGCTGCATAGACATACCCCATTGCAGGCTTCCTTTCAGAACAAACTATCCTCAAAACACGCAAAATCGGAGCAGTTATATGGTTCGCCAATGTTAATGCCTTCCAGAAGTCCTCATCATTGATAGTCTCAGTCATTGCTAATCCACCTGCTTCCTTCGAATACGAACAATCATTCCACTCGGATGATGTAACCATTGCTTGCAAATAAGGTTTTAGATCAGCAATTCTTCCCATTGTTGTAAAATTTGTAGCGGAACTGGTACAGACTGGTTGCACAATATCATTGCCAAAAGTGAATTTCCTCATCAGATTCAAAACACCACTGTGATTGTAAATAATTCTTGTAACAGTTCGAGCTTGTTCGATAATCTCTCTTATCCAATCCATCTTCCCAAACTCTTCAAGCATCTTGTCTATGCAATGTGCAGCACAAGGAACCCAGTATAGAGAAGGATACACATCCATCAACTTTTTCCCAGCAGCTGCGTAATGATCTTCACATTTGGTAATAACTTGAACAACATTAGTATCACCTATCTCTTCAACTACCTCCTTAAGTAACTCATACAACTTATCCTCAGAATCTAATATCTCTGATGCATCAACTGATTTCAGAAACACTACTTTCTCAGGACAGTAAACCAAAAACTTAAGGATCAAAGGTCCTTCGTTGGAGTTCAGTTCCTGAACTAAAACAGAACATCCTGTTCTCTTCCATAGAGTTTTGCACtcatcaatctctttcttcacttccTC from Arabidopsis thaliana chromosome 3, partial sequence includes these protein-coding regions:
- the POP2 gene encoding Pyridoxal phosphate (PLP)-dependent transferases superfamily protein (POLLEN-PISTIL INCOMPATIBILITY 2 (POP2); CONTAINS InterPro DOMAIN/s: Pyridoxal phosphate-dependent transferase, major domain (InterPro:IPR015424), Aminotransferase class-III (InterPro:IPR005814), Pyridoxal phosphate-dependent transferase, major region, subdomain 1 (InterPro:IPR015421); BEST Arabidopsis thaliana protein match is: HOPW1-1-interacting 1 (TAIR:AT1G80600.1).), with product MPTIVNKNLIFFQNAKLTWIRMKKVHLHSKYATCMSGNSTSRRIFTTEAAPEKKNTVGSKGHDMLAPFTAGWQSADLDPLVIAKSEGSYVYDDTGKKYLDSLAGLWCTALGGNEPRLVSAAVEQLNTLPFYHSFWNRTTKPSLDLAKVLLEMFTANKMAKAFFTSGGSDANDTQVKLVWYYNNALGRPEKKKFIARKKSYHGSTLISASLSGLPPLHQNFDLPAPFVLHTDCPHYWRFHLPGETEEEFSTRLAKNLEDLIIKEGPETIGAFIAEPVMGAGGVIPPPATYFEKVQAVVKKYDILFIADEVICAFGRLGTMFGCDKYNIKPDLVTLAKALSSAYMPIGAILMSQEVADVINSHSSKLGVFSHGFTYSGHPVSCAVAIEALKIYKERNIPEYVAKVAPRFQDGVKAFASGSPIIGETRGTGLILGTEFVDNKSPNEPFPPEWGVGAFFGAECQKHGMLVRVAGDGILMSPPLIISPEEIDELISIYGKALKATEEKVKELKAQHKK
- the POP2 gene encoding Pyridoxal phosphate (PLP)-dependent transferases superfamily protein (POLLEN-PISTIL INCOMPATIBILITY 2 (POP2); FUNCTIONS IN: 4-aminobutyrate:pyruvate transaminase activity, cobalt ion binding, 4-aminobutyrate transaminase activity, zinc ion binding; INVOLVED IN: in 11 processes; LOCATED IN: mitochondrion, plasma membrane; EXPRESSED IN: 28 plant structures; EXPRESSED DURING: 16 growth stages; CONTAINS InterPro DOMAIN/s: Pyridoxal phosphate-dependent transferase, major domain (InterPro:IPR015424), Aminotransferase class-III (InterPro:IPR005814), Pyridoxal phosphate-dependent transferase, major region, subdomain 1 (InterPro:IPR015421); BEST Arabidopsis thaliana protein match is: HOPW1-1-interacting 1 (TAIR:AT1G80600.1); Has 35485 Blast hits to 35478 proteins in 2746 species: Archae - 740; Bacteria - 23053; Metazoa - 633; Fungi - 902; Plants - 413; Viruses - 17; Other Eukaryotes - 9727 (source: NCBI BLink).): MVVINSLRRLARTTQVHLHSKYATCMSGNSTSRRIFTTEAAPEKKNTVGSKGHDMLAPFTAGWQSADLDPLVIAKSEGSYVYDDTGKKYLDSLAGLWCTALGGNEPRLVSAAVEQLNTLPFYHSFWNRTTKPSLDLAKVLLEMFTANKMAKAFFTSGGSDANDTQVKLVWYYNNALGRPEKKKFIARKKSYHGSTLISASLSGLPPLHQNFDLPAPFVLHTDCPHYWRFHLPGETEEEFSTRLAKNLEDLIIKEGPETIGAFIAEPVMGAGGVIPPPATYFEKVQAVVKKYDILFIADEVICAFGRLGTMFGCDKYNIKPDLVTLAKALSSAYMPIGAILMSQEVADVINSHSSKLGVFSHGFTYSGHPVSCAVAIEALKIYKERNIPEYVAKVAPRFQDGVKAFASGSPIIGETRGTGLILGTEFVDNKSPNEPFPPEWGVGAFFGAECQKHGMLVRVAGDGILMSPPLIISPEEIDELISIYGKALKATEEKVKELKAQHKK
- a CDS encoding uncharacterized protein (unknown protein; FUNCTIONS IN: molecular_function unknown; INVOLVED IN: biological_process unknown; LOCATED IN: endomembrane system; EXPRESSED IN: 21 plant structures; EXPRESSED DURING: 13 growth stages; Has 26 Blast hits to 26 proteins in 13 species: Archae - 0; Bacteria - 0; Metazoa - 0; Fungi - 0; Plants - 26; Viruses - 0; Other Eukaryotes - 0 (source: NCBI BLink).) — protein: MEGISHIALPVLGIVAVSVVTFYAVSFAEIREKSFKDVYDSENEVGFKTSLSSRERRSKREANKKRPKS
- a CDS encoding hAT transposon superfamily; this translates as MDSDLEPVALTPQKQDSAWKHCEVYKYGDRVQMRCLYCRKMFKGGGITRVKEHLAGKKGQGTICDQVPDEVRLFLQQCIDGTVRRQRKRRKSSPEPLPIAYFPPCEVETQVAASSDVNNGFKSPSSDVVVGQSTGRTKQRTYRSRKNNAFERNDLANVEVDRDMDNLIPVAISSVKNIVHPTSKEREKTVHMAMGRFLFDIGADFDAANSVNVQPFIDAIVSGGFGVSIPTHEDLRGWILKSCVEEVKKEIDECKTLWKRTGCSVLVQELNSNEGPLILKFLVYCPEKVVFLKSVDASEILDSEDKLYELLKEVVEEIGDTNVVQVITKCEDHYAAAGKKLMDVYPSLYWVPCAAHCIDKMLEEFGKMDWIREIIEQARTVTRIIYNHSGVLNLMRKFTFGNDIVQPVCTSSATNFTTMGRIADLKPYLQAMVTSSEWNDCSYSKEAGGLAMTETINDEDFWKALTLANHITAPILRVLRIVCSERKPAMGYVYAAMYRAKEAIKTNLAHREEYIVYWKIIDRWWLQQPLYAAGFYLNPKFFYSIDEEMRSEIHLAVVDCIEKLVPDVNIQDIVIKDINSYKNAVGIFGRNLAIRARDTMLPAEWWSTYGESCLNLSRFAIRILSQTCSSSIGSVRNLTSISQIYESKNSIERQRLNDLVFVQYNMRLRRIGSESSGDDTVDPLSHSNMEVLEDWVSRNQVCIEGNGSSDWKSLEFIKRSEEVAVVIDETEDLGSGFDDAEIFKGEKEASYEGGYSENLFT